Part of the uncultured Desulfobacter sp. genome, CTGATAGGGCTTGACGTGCCTGGGGACCCGATGCCCTGACGACAATTTGATCGCCCATACCTGCACCCAGGGTGGTCAGCTGGTTAATGCTGTTGGCATGGGCGGTTTTCGTTCCTTTTGTCACTGAAATATCTGCCCGGTAGAGGCTTGCGGTATTGACAAAGTCGGCAGCCGGGCGGGCGTGTAAGCCTTTGGGGTTAAGAATGGTCAAGGTCTGTTTTATATCTTCGGAATCCGTTTCGGCCGGGACTTGGCTGGGGGGAACCGTTGACCCAATAATGGTTGACGGCAACAATTGTTCTTGCTTTGCGGTAAGGGCGTTCAGGGCCTCGTTCATCACGTCGGCAAGGCTTGCGCCAAGTGATGCCTGGACAGCTGCGGCAACGGCACCTTCCACAAAGGGTGCGGCACATAGTTTGACGTTTTGGGCCTGTCCCGGCCCAAGAAGTTCCAGGGCCATCTCCGCACTGAGCAGGGCACTGCCCAGGTCCATGAGAACGAGTACGCCGTCGTCGCGGTAAACCGATTCAATGGCGCTCTTTACTTTGACCGGATCCGTGCCGAATGGATTTTCAGGGTCGTCAATGCCGCCGGCGACAGCAATCATGCCCCGGCCCCGGGTCATTTGCGTCGCGATCTCTTGTACGCCTTCAGCGAGCTTGGCACTGTGGGATACGAAAACTAAGCCAATCATGGTCTCTCTCCTTTGCCTGATAAGATTCAAAGAGGCTATGCGGTTAAAACGTCAAGCAGGGCTTCAAATATCAGGCAGGAGGAGGTCGCCCCCGGGTCCTGGTGCCCGATACTGCGTTCACCAAGGTAGCTTGCCCGTCCTTTTCTAGCTTGTAAGGCAATGGTCCCTTTCATGCCCCGGTCAATGGCGGCGGCCCCGGCCTTTACGATCGTCAGCGTATCGCGGTCCTTGGCCAGGGCAGTGTGCATGGCATCCAAAGCCGGTGCCCAGGCATCAAACATGGTTTTATCGCCCAGGCTGGGTCGTCCGCGCTGGACAATGCCGTCCACCCCGGCCTTGAACATGGCGCATAGATCAATGGTGTCCAGGGTCTCTTTGCCGTCCCCGGCTGTGGCGGCCCGCATGAAAAAGGTGCCGTAAAGCAGGCCGCTGGCCCCGCCCACACTGGAAATCAGGGTCATGCCCGTTGTTTTTAAAATCGTGCCGATATCATTATCCCTGATCCTAGGTAGTTTCTCGGTCACTTTGCTGAACCCACGGACCATGTTAACCCCATGATCTGCATCACCGATTGCCGCGTCGAGTTGTGTCAGGTAGCCTTTGCTCGTCTGGAGGACTTCGGCGGATTTTTCCAGCCATTTTATAATTTGATCTTTACTCACACCCATTCTTGTCCCTCTTAATATTTTTATACACCCCGGCGCAGGC contains:
- the dhaL gene encoding dihydroxyacetone kinase subunit DhaL — translated: MGVSKDQIIKWLEKSAEVLQTSKGYLTQLDAAIGDADHGVNMVRGFSKVTEKLPRIRDNDIGTILKTTGMTLISSVGGASGLLYGTFFMRAATAGDGKETLDTIDLCAMFKAGVDGIVQRGRPSLGDKTMFDAWAPALDAMHTALAKDRDTLTIVKAGAAAIDRGMKGTIALQARKGRASYLGERSIGHQDPGATSSCLIFEALLDVLTA